The candidate division WOR-3 bacterium genome has a window encoding:
- a CDS encoding Lrp/AsnC ligand binding domain-containing protein, producing the protein MGATAYVLINVSAGKARVVYEELSKIKEITHIDAISGPFDIIISLTAPDFNTIGKIVIDKIQSIPGVERTLTCQVIRFEP; encoded by the coding sequence ATGGGTGCGACCGCTTATGTTTTAATTAACGTTTCGGCGGGCAAGGCGCGTGTGGTTTATGAAGAATTGAGTAAGATTAAGGAGATTACCCACATTGATGCCATCTCTGGACCATTTGATATTATCATCTCCCTAACCGCTCCCGACTTCAATACCATAGGGAAAATTGTGATTGATAAGATTCAAAGTATCCCCGGTGTGGAAAGAACACTCACCTGCCAGGTAATTCGGTTTGAACCCTGA
- a CDS encoding D-alanine--D-alanine ligase gives MRVGVLCGGWSREREISLLTGKKVYESLRRQGYECLLLDLNRNFAQQIGEAKIDLAFICLHGKPGEDGTIQGFLELLGIPYTGSGVVASAVGMDKILTKIVFSYYSIPTPEFFLIEREEDVQLAIEKLGLPVVLKPRSEGSSIGVKILREKEEVLPAVLSAKEEFGSIFLEEYIPGRIATCGILADRPLPILELVPKRREFYDYKAKYTKGETEFICPARISEDLTKKIQNLSLLAHKAIGCRCYSRLDLVIQGERPFFLEINTLPGLTELSDLPQEAAVAGISYDELILTILNWGRGKNST, from the coding sequence ATGCGGGTTGGCGTTCTCTGCGGTGGTTGGTCAAGGGAAAGGGAGATTTCGCTTTTAACTGGGAAGAAGGTCTACGAATCTTTAAGGAGGCAGGGTTACGAATGTCTCCTCCTTGACTTAAACCGAAACTTTGCCCAACAGATTGGGGAAGCGAAAATTGATCTGGCTTTTATCTGTCTCCACGGCAAACCGGGAGAGGATGGAACAATCCAAGGGTTTTTAGAACTTTTAGGAATTCCTTATACCGGAAGTGGAGTTGTTGCCTCGGCGGTTGGGATGGATAAAATTCTGACGAAGATAGTATTTTCCTACTATTCAATCCCCACGCCCGAGTTTTTTCTAATTGAGAGAGAAGAAGATGTCCAATTGGCGATAGAAAAATTGGGACTACCGGTAGTCTTAAAACCCCGCTCCGAAGGTTCTTCAATCGGGGTGAAGATTTTAAGAGAAAAAGAAGAGGTCCTGCCCGCGGTTCTCTCCGCTAAAGAGGAGTTCGGAAGTATCTTTTTGGAAGAATATATTCCGGGAAGGATCGCCACTTGTGGAATTCTGGCGGATAGGCCATTGCCCATTTTAGAACTTGTACCGAAAAGGCGGGAATTTTATGACTACAAGGCAAAATATACCAAAGGGGAAACCGAATTTATCTGCCCGGCAAGGATTTCCGAGGATTTAACAAAGAAGATTCAAAACTTATCCCTTTTAGCCCATAAGGCAATCGGTTGCCGGTGTTATTCCCGATTGGATTTAGTAATCCAGGGGGAGAGACCATTTTTTCTGGAGATCAATACCCTGCCCGGTTTGACCGAACTATCTGATTTACCTCAGGAAGCAGCGGTAGCAGGAATTTCTTATGACGAATTGATCCTCACTATCTTAAATTGGGGAAGGGGGAAAAATAGCACTTAG
- a CDS encoding M14 family zinc carboxypeptidase: MIYLFLFLFTFPSRYHTYEEMVMDLNRLAHNYPHLCRLETLGYSTRLGLPLLGLKISDAPNLREDEARLLFNGNHHAAEIIGPEICLFLAESLLGQYEINPEVKRFVDSEEIWIVPMVNPDGHWIIEQDIDTLWRKNLRDNDSNGIINLDYDGVDLNRNYNFLWERGNPEPSSREYRGPLPFSENEIFALRDLAQREKFVIDVCYHSDIDPRRGEYVYFPWLWGNSRSPDYFHIQNIACSLAFNIPNDQNTGTYSYIYGRADEGGLARNWFYYALGIFSFTVEVSKGYRPPEERVDSICRKNLRGAYYLMRRALASQITGRIFDAVTGEPLSAEVRILECYAPPETILPRFSDRESGRFRRLLNPGRYTIQVVKDGYGVKTETCEVFFGQPTEINFYLQPSGAEEEFFLPQKDEGREKFYTPDGRLIESQKLRKGIYFQKGKGKTKKIIHY; encoded by the coding sequence ATGATTTATCTTTTCCTTTTTCTTTTCACCTTTCCTTCTCGTTATCACACCTATGAAGAGATGGTAATGGATTTAAACCGACTTGCCCATAATTATCCCCATCTCTGCCGACTTGAGACTTTGGGTTATTCAACCCGTCTTGGTCTGCCACTTTTGGGATTAAAAATTTCCGACGCCCCTAATCTCCGGGAGGATGAAGCGCGCCTCCTCTTTAATGGGAACCACCACGCGGCGGAGATAATCGGTCCGGAAATCTGCCTTTTTTTAGCGGAGAGTTTATTGGGACAGTACGAAATAAATCCGGAGGTGAAGAGATTTGTTGATTCCGAAGAAATTTGGATTGTGCCGATGGTCAATCCGGATGGCCATTGGATAATTGAACAGGATATTGATACCCTATGGCGTAAGAATTTGCGCGATAACGACAGTAACGGGATAATAAACCTTGACTACGATGGTGTTGATTTAAATCGGAATTACAATTTCCTCTGGGAGAGGGGAAATCCTGAGCCTTCTTCTCGGGAATACCGGGGTCCTCTCCCCTTTTCCGAAAATGAGATTTTCGCTTTAAGAGATCTGGCGCAGAGGGAGAAATTTGTAATTGATGTCTGCTACCATTCGGACATTGACCCCCGGAGGGGAGAGTATGTCTATTTCCCTTGGCTTTGGGGCAATTCTCGCTCTCCGGACTATTTTCATATTCAGAATATCGCTTGCAGTTTAGCCTTTAACATCCCTAATGACCAAAATACCGGAACCTATTCTTATATTTACGGCCGGGCCGATGAAGGAGGATTGGCGAGAAATTGGTTCTACTATGCCTTAGGGATTTTTTCCTTTACGGTTGAGGTGAGTAAGGGTTATCGACCACCAGAAGAGAGGGTTGATTCTATCTGCCGAAAGAATTTGAGGGGTGCTTACTACCTAATGCGAAGAGCACTCGCCTCCCAAATTACCGGGAGGATTTTTGATGCGGTAACCGGTGAACCCCTAAGTGCCGAAGTGAGGATTTTGGAGTGTTATGCACCCCCAGAGACGATCTTACCAAGATTTTCGGATCGGGAATCTGGTCGCTTCCGCCGACTTTTGAATCCGGGGCGTTACACAATTCAGGTGGTAAAGGACGGTTACGGAGTAAAGACCGAAACCTGTGAGGTCTTTTTTGGTCAACCGACCGAGATAAATTTTTATCTTCAACCGAGTGGAGCAGAGGAAGAATTTTTTTTACCCCAAAAAGATGAAGGTAGGGAGAAGTTTTATACACCGGACGGGCGCTTAATAGAGAGCCAAAAACTGAGAAAGGGGATATATTTCCAAAAAGGTAAAGGGAAGACAAAGAAGATAATCCACTATTGA
- a CDS encoding Lrp/AsnC ligand binding domain-containing protein produces MKAKAFVLINCEAGKTRRIVEKIQQIPGVEYAEAVTGPYDIIAIVSGSDINYIGAVIAERIQTIDGVEKTVTCNVVRFDSLDSLIY; encoded by the coding sequence ATGAAAGCAAAGGCTTTCGTTTTGATCAATTGTGAAGCGGGAAAGACAAGGCGCATCGTGGAAAAGATCCAGCAAATTCCCGGGGTGGAATATGCGGAAGCGGTGACTGGCCCTTATGACATAATCGCCATTGTCTCCGGGTCGGATATTAATTATATTGGGGCGGTGATTGCCGAGCGGATACAAACAATTGATGGGGTAGAGAAGACGGTCACCTGTAATGTAGTACGCTTTGATTCTTTAGATAGCCTCATTTATTAA